One Pyrenophora tritici-repentis strain M4 chromosome 5, whole genome shotgun sequence DNA window includes the following coding sequences:
- a CDS encoding SpoVK, ATPase AAA+ class, which produces MDPIQAAIEDIENLEPGEQFSYTKIAAKHGVVRSTLTRRHQGQTSSERDKNFNQQKLNPQQELELVRYIEKLTKRGIPPTREMIRNFSSEVAHQQLSESWVTRFINRHEIHLISKWTSAMDRTRHLADSESKYRLYFELLHRKITEYHLEARDIYNMDEKGFLIGLIGRSKRIFSRRQWEKKEVRASLQDGSREFLTVLACCCADGSSLPPALIYAAKNGAIRSSWVEDIKAGEHEVFVSSSPTGWSNDNVGLAWLEQVFDRSTKQRSGRWRLLILDGHGSHLTMEFIKYCDRHRILLMILPPHSTHTLQPLDVVLFKPLSQAYSNELTNHLHKAQGLIPIKKGDFFPLFWSAWISSFTESLILKAFEATGIWPMDANVILRRFASTPEAERSSSSGLSDHDWRKLDRLVRAAVNDSHQYEARKLRSSVHHLSVQYELLKHENEGLKEALQHKKKHRKKGKALDLQQRQEYHGGSVFWSPRKLREARAREAVRERDETEEKLQKARSKKQREEARLQRQDELEERRVERQRLKEMRELERAEKAAERARQKEERDAAKAIQLPQKGKRRASAATSSNNKRQKRVEAARAGAQVQEEPPAPPSKLTSRGRNASSLAISGSAFDVRMYVIRSALRASTKRPPARFVRGRRYPLTPRLRTLHTTRPLAQASNPPPAPNSTPADQDGVNKTDREKATATDEPADGTVALDDPEVLAQKLQRSRETSRRYSAALRRQQRGKKADGLPPVLLPNWFLKRRVLRRQDLPGDSHDAKSPTLLSVAVTHTKSGEQAACTIPAGFNPETAQILSRLVRGLWSWRLDDHEKAKVEQYLEGKWGLHDEASHSSPPPNNEPVANKDNGPKTEPLDEALARWSKFREASTIRDAARMLTELETGISGRISPLIAAEIRATIAASLASLQPAIGNSFPATKTNLILHSPTPEHEASIDACVKSCAFELGSDVIVLEAQDLARLAGDYLGEGAEPSPRSIRSLGYETYRLNSDLNNFRADKGDAEDASAEEETDWSQPSSMDQPDPNSARSRSPLSIFALTPVFRFMSQDAKIQQVGSGNQYGTSAGATNDESGRTQSQSELQLEDMKLANFLEALIDSNDMKQIRGIVGNDISPPRSHSDRLSTSPKGPAFFDYSLAEDGAHLELNSSLPVSARPEINLQVKVGSSSANLNVPTKSKIIYVKNFKELNATYHGGRIIQKLEELVRKRRIAGESIMIVGSTCSRELTPELTTSGVMGLQSEGESGVFRTIVVTTDSERTGMEENAARLMLPEPSFDHVPPEMNRFRRINLIHIQDMLRSLDSSAAASISDMDEISVKFGQWARIFSESAFKRVLTYDEVHRVALTALGLLITSPTSKSAASRQEPAQLSWAHVALAMGLLRASDATKFVYFDKIAEMPKQSRNSFHILQGKTEADLAKKRLGEKAKRHQQNMQRITAAATKWEKRLIPGIVDADQIKTTFDQVHVPVETVDSIRTITSLSLLRPEAFSYGILATEKISGALLYGPPGTGKTLLAKAVAKESGSTVLEVSGSQIMDKYVGEGEKNVSAIFSLARKLSPCIVFLDEADAVFASRDAMQERVSHRNILNQFLKEWDGLNDLSVFVMVATNRPFDLDDAVIRRLPRRLLVDLPTQADRKEILKIHLKGELLDASVDLDDIAKRTPFYSGSDLKNISVSAALACVKEENEHAAKAAADVVAGNDDVDAPAESSTSHPDSTPAQPQPKAALHLVPGQSYKFPDKRVLHARHFDKALQEISASISENMSSLNAIKKFDEQYGDRRGNKRRKDFGFGVMGERNDSAARVRI; this is translated from the exons atggacccaattcaagctgcgattgaagatattgaaaatctagagccaggagaacagttctcgtatactaaaattgctgctaagcatggtgttgtgagatctacgttgacccgaaggcaccagggccagacaagctcagaaagagacaagaacttcaaccagcagaaactcaacccacaacaagagctagagcttgtgagatatatcgaaaagctcacaaagcgaggcattcctcctacacgagagatgatcaggaatttctcatcagaagtagcccatcagcagctcagcgagagctgggttactcgcttcatcaaccgacacgagatccatctcatctcaaagtggaccagcgccatggatcgtacgcgccacctggctgattctgagtcaaagtatagactctacttcgagctgctgcatcgaaagatcaccgaatatcacctagaggctcgagatatatacaatatggatgagaagggcttcttaattggcttgataggcagaagtaagaggatattcagcaggcgtcaatgggagaagaaggaggttcgagcatctctccaggatggatcacgcgagtttctgacagtcctggcctgctgctgcgctgatgggagctcgctgcctccagcccttatctacgcagctaaaaatggagctatacgatcgagttgggtagaagatatcaaggcaggagaacatgaggtctttgtctcatcatctccaacaggctggtcaaatgataacgtaggcctagcttggctggagcaggtgtttgatcgctctacaaagcaacgatcaggtagatggagattgctcatccttgatggccatggatctcacctcacgatggagtttattaagtactgcgatcgccataggatcctcctcatgatccttcctccccattcgacccatacgctccagccgctagatgtagtgctgttcaagccactctctcaagcctactctaacgagctcactaaccatctccataaggctcaaggccttattccaatcaagaaaggggacttcttcccgctcttctggagcgcctggatatcctccttcacagagagcctcatattgaaggccttcgaagccactgggatctggccgatggatgccaacgttatccttcgtagatttgctagcacgccagaagctgagagaagctcatcgtcagggctctctgatcatgactggagaaagctcgatcggctagtacgagctgctgttaatgatagccatcagtatgaggcaagaaagctgcgctcaagcgttcaccatctctctgtgcagtatgagcttttaaagcatgagaacgagggcttaaaggaggctcttcaacataaaaagaagcacaggaagaagggcaaagctcttgaccttcaacagcgccaggagtatcacggtggctctgtcttctggtctcctcgcaagctgcgtgaggctcgagctagagaagcagtacgggagcgagatgagacggaggagaaactccaaaaagcacggtccaagaagcagcgcgaggaggctcgactgcagcgtcaagatgagctcgaggagaggcgtgtggagaggcagagactcaaggagatgagggagcttgagcgagctgagaaagcagctgaacgcgcgcgccagaaggaggagagagacgctgctaaagctatacaactaccccaaaagggaaagaggagagcttcagcagctacctcatcgaacaacaagcgtcaaaaacgcgttgaggctgctcgcgctggtgctcaagttcaagaagagcctccagctcctccatcaaagctcacatcacgtggccgcaac GCCTCCTCCCTCGCGATATCTGGGAGCGCCTTCGACGTCCGGATGTACGTGATTCGGTCTGCACTGCGAGCGTCCACCAAAAGACCTCCAGCGCGCTTTGTTCGCGGCCGCCGCTACCCATTGACACCACGGTTACGAACACTACATACGACTCGCCCACTTGCTCAAGCCTCCAATCCCCCGCCAGCGCCAAATAGCACGCCAGCCGACCAGGATGGCGTTAACAAGACGGACCGAGAAAAGGCAACAGCCACCGATGAACCTGCAGACGGTACGGTAGCGTTGGATGACCCCGAGGTGCTCGCGCAGAAGCTCCAGCGGTCGCGGGAAACTTCGCGCCGCTATTCGGCTGCTTTGCGACGCCAACAACGAGGGAAGAAGGCCGATGGGCTGCCGCCTGTGCTCTTGCCCAATTGGTTCCTAAAGAGGAGAGTCCTACGCCGCCAAGACTTGCCTGGAGACTCACACGATGCAAAGTCACCCACACTTCTGTCGGTTGCAGTGACTCATACAAAGTCTGGCGAGCAGGCTGCATGTACTATCCCGGCTGGATTCAACCCAGAAACGGCCCAGATTCTCTCACGACTAGTGCGTGGTCTGTGGAGTTGGCGTTTGGACGACCATGAAAAGGCAAAGGTAGAGCAATACCTGGAGGGGAAGTGGGGTCTGCACGACGAGGCCTCGCACAGCTCACCTCCACCAAACAACGAGCCAGTGGCCAACAAGGATAACGGACCCAAGACTGAGCCTCTCGATGAGGCATTGGCAAGATGGAGCAAGTTCCGAGAGGCTTCTACGATAAGGGATGCTGCTAGGATGTTGACAGAGTTGGAGACTGGCATTTCTGGACGAATATCTCCATTGATCGCTGCGGAAATCCGAGCCACTATCGCCGCGTCTCTTGCATCGCTGCAGCCAGCAATAGGCAACTCATTTCCTGCTACCAAAACAAACCTCATCCTTCATTCACCCACGCCTGAGCACGAAGCCTCGATAGATGCATGTGTAAAGTCTTGTGCGTTTGAATTGGGGTCCGATGTCATCGTGTTGGAGGCTCAGGACCTCGCTCGGCTCGCCGGAGACTACTTGGGCGAAGGCGCAGAACCATCTCCTCGCTCCATCCGCTCTTTAGGTTACGAAACGTATCGATTGAATTCAGATCTAAATAATTTTAGGGCGGACAAGGGAGACGCAGAGGATGCATCCGCTGAAGAAGAAACAGATTGGTCTCAACCCTCGTCCATGGACCAGCCTGATCCCAACTCAGCACGCTCTCGTAGTCCGCTTTCCATCTTTGCCCTCACGCCTGTCTTCCGATTCATGTCCCAGGACGCCAAGATCCAGCAAGTCGGTTCTGGAAATCAGTATGGGACATCAGCTGGTGCTACCAACGACGAGTCTGGACGGACACAAAGTCAGAGCGAATTGCAACTCGAGGATATGAAGCTAGCCAATTTCTTAGAGGCTTTAATCGATTCGAATGACATGAAACAAATTCGTGGCATTGTCGGCAACGACATCTCACCCCCACGTAGCCATTCTGATCGTCTGTCAACATCTCCAAAGGGGCCTGCCTTTTTTGACTATTCCTTGGCCGAGGACGGTGCCCATCTTGAATTAAACTCCTCGTTGCCGGTTTCGGCGAGGCCGGAAATTAACTTGCAGGTCAAGGTTGGCTCGTCATCAGCAAATCTCAATGTTCCGACAAAGTCGAAGATTATTTATGTAAAGAATTTCAAGGAACTAAATGCCACGTACCACGGCGGCCGCATCATCCAAAAACTCGAAGAACTCGTTCGCAAGCGGCGTATTGCTGGCGAGAGCATCATGATAGTTGGAAGCACTTGTTCACGCGAGCTCACTCCTGAGCTAACGACCAG TGGAGTCATGGGTCTACAGAGCGAAGGCGAGAGTGGTGTTTTTAGGACCATTGTTGTTACTACAGATTCTGAACGAACCGGCATGGAGGAGAATGCTGCAAGGCTGATGCTTCCTGAGCCATCTTTCGACCATGTACCGCCAGAAATGAACAGATTCCGACGCATCAATCTGATTCACATACAAGACATGCTCCGATCCTTGGACTCGTCTGCCGCCGCCAGTATCTCAGACATGGATGAAATTTCCGTAAAGTTCGGACAATGGGCACGCATCTTTTCGGAATCTGCCTTTAAGCGGGTGCTAACATACGATGAGGTGCACAGAGTAGCGCTCACAGCGCTAGGCCTACTGATCACAAGCCCAACGAGCAAGTCAGCAGCCTCTCGACAGGAACCAGCGCAACTTAGCTGGGCACATGTCGCGCTTGCCATGGGCTTACTGCGAGCCAGTGATGCGACGAAATTTGTGTATTTTGACAAGATAGCAGAGATGCCCAAACAATCAAGAAATTCGTTCCACATACTGCAAGGCAAGACAGAGGCCGACTTGGCCAAAAAGCGTTTGGGAGAAAAGGCTAAGCGACATCAACAAAACATGCAGCGCATTACAGCCGCGGCTACCAAATGGGAAAAGCGACTTATACCAGGCATCGTGGATGCAGATCAAATCAAGACGACTTTCGATCAAGTACACGTACCGGTGGAGACGGTGGATTCGATACGAACCATTACATCATTGTCGTTGCTCCGACCAGAGGCGTTTAGCTACGGTATCCTTGCAACCGAGAAGATCTCGGGTGCGCTGCTATACGGGCCTCCAGGTACCGGCAAAACACTCCTTGCTAAAGCCGTCGCAAAAGAGAGCGGTAGCACGGTGCTTGAAGTTTCCGGCAGCCAAATCATGGACAAATACGTTGGTGAGGGTGAGAAGAATGTCTCAGCTATCTTCTCGCTCGCACGCAAGCTCTCGCCCTGCATTGTCTTTCTCGACGAAGCAGATGCCGTCTTCGCCTCGAGAGATGCAATGCAGGAACGCGTATCCCATCGTAATATCCTCAACCAGTTTCTGAAAGAATGGGATGGCCTGAATGATTTGTCGGTCTTTGTCATGGTAGCTACGAACCGGCCGTTTGATCTCGATGACGCTGTTATTCGCCGGCTACCAAGACGTTTACTCGTTGATCTGCCGACGCAGGCGGACCGCAAGGAGATTCTGAAGATTCATCTCAAGGGCGAGCTGTTGGATGCGTCTGTGGATTTGGACGATATTGCTAAGCGGACACCGTTTTACAGCGGGAGCGACCTGAAGAATATCTCCGTCTCTGCTGCCCTAGCTTGTGTCAAGGAGGAGAATGAACATGCCGCCAAGGCCGCTGCGGATGTTGTTGCAGGAAACGACGATGTGGACGCTCCTGCCGAGTCTTCCACATCACATCCAGATTCAACACCAGCCCAGCCACAGCCCAAAGCAGCACTCCACCTCGTTCCCGGCCAATCCTACAAATTCCCTGATAAACGTGTTCTACACGCCCGCCACTTTGACAAGGCACTCCAAGAAATCAGCGCTAGTATCAGCGAGAATATGTCGAGTCTGAATGCAATCAAGAAGTTTGACGAGCAGTACGGTGATCGACGGGGCAATAAGCGGAGGAAGGACTTTGGGTTTGGTGTCATGGGTGAGCGGAACGATAGTGCTGCTAGGGTGCGGATATAG